The window TGAAAATCATGTTTTAAAACAAAGTGAAACAATAAAGCAACTtagatatatatctttttttagttaaaagaaaaacatagatATTCTTTGTTATATAGTATATTTGAGTCAAggtataaatttatttacaattgTTTCAGCTACTTAATTTTATGCATGTATAAGCCATTTCTAGACTCATTCTACGCATATTGTAGAGTTATTTATAGTTTTGTACCATTATTCTTTATGCCTTCAATATCCTTacacaaaaatatgaaaatgaaacaacaaaaataagGTGGAACAAGTGGGATTGGATTAGAAGCAGCAAGAGTGTTGGGAATGAGAGGAGCTCATGTCATTATCGCCGCAAGAAACACAAAAGCAGCTAACGATTCTAAAGAGATGATTCTTCAGATGTACCCTAATGCACGCATCGACTGTCTTCAGCTTGATCTCTCTTCCATCAAATCCGTCAGATCCTTCATCCATCAGTTTCTTGCCCTTAATGTCCCTCTCAACATACTCATGTATGTATAATTATTTTGTCTTTCTTATGCAGTGAATAAGATTTTGAGGTTTTTCATGTCTAACTTTGTTTTGTCTATGATTATGTTAGAAACAATGCAGGTGTTATGTTCTGTCCTTTCCAGCTCAGTGAAGATGGGATTGAATCACAATTCGCAACAAACCACATTGGTAAaatatcatctttttttttttggtaaacatgttAAGAGGTAAAATATcatcttctttgtttctttataaTAAAACTACATTATGTATGACACAAATTAAATCATATCTATAGTACGTCATATTACCAAAAGTAAATTATATTACCAAAAAACTGTACATGAATTTCTAAAAAGGTCATATACATGTACTAGATTATCACTATCTTAGCATATGTACTGCCTTGAGTCAACAATTGGTTCCCATATGATCTAGATAAACAAATCTCGAAAAGGTAATAATCTTAtcaaaacataattaattttaagatgGTGATAAATAAAACCATTTATATTAGTAGTATTATatatcattaatttatttaGTATGCAATTCAGGTCATTTTCTGTTGACGAATCTCCTTCTGGACAAAATGAAGAGTAGTGCAAGAGAAAGTGGGATCGAAGGAAGGATCGTGAATCTGTCATCTATCGCTCATACTTATACTTACACCGAAGGCATAATGTTCGATTACATCAACGACCCTGATCGGTAAGTTTTAATACTTTGAAATGAGAtgactaatcaaaatttttatgTAAAACCTTATTCTAGGCCATTCTTATTTTAGATATTCTGAGAAAAAAAGCTTATGGACAGTCAAAACTGGCAAACTTATTGCACTCCAATGCACTCTCTCGTAAACTACAGGTAAACAAGTTTCATTGTTAAGTAACCacaactatttaaaaaaaatttataaaccaaaactattttACGATATcaatattagttatattacaATATATCTTAACATGATGGGGCGTAGGAGGAAGGTGTGAACATCACAATAAACTCGGTACACCCTGGACTTATAACCACTAATCTCTTTCGTCACTCCGGTTTAGGAATGGGTACGTACcggttatctatttttatattccAACATTTTCGTTACTTTCTTATCAAAATCGACATTTTTACATTATTCAGCGGTCCTCAAGGCTATGAGTTTCTTCTTATGGAAAAACATACCACAGGTGAATTAAATTCCCTCcatttttagttattatttattttattggtctTTTCTTAAACTGAAATTCTGTTATTATTTTGGCGGCAATAATGGTCCAGGGAGCAGCAACGACATGCTACGTGGCACTTCATCCTGACTTAAAAGGCGTCACCGGGAAGTACTTCACGGACTGTAACGTCACCACTCCAAGTAACTTCGCCACCGACACTACCCTCGCCGATAAACTTTGGGATTTCAGTATAAAACTCGTCGATTCCCTTCCCTAACTATATATCTAAACAAATTTGTACTCGATAATGTTTTCCATTAATTTTTATCACCACATATTTGTACTCGATAATGTTTTCCATTAATTTTTATGACCACATATTTGTTTATGGAACTAATATTATAATCAGAAACACCAttggaaaaataaaatgaaatgtaACTAGATGTCTAAATAATATATCAACTTGTTATCCGAATGTAATTAACAACATACATATTATAAACAATAGCATTTGTGATGTAACCAAAAGTCCCAACCGAACATATATAAACTGAACAATCTTAATCCTTAACCAATTtataatctataatatttttcatcCGAACCTGATCCAAATTCGGATCAGTACTAAAATTGAACATAttgattttgaatatttaaattaGTATCCAAAgacaattttgatttttttaaagaaaataggTCGTAGGTTGAGAAAAGAGTTCCACAATAATCCTacgtttgtaaaaaaaaaccaaagagaaatttaaaaaatatttatagaaaagcCATATAACCCACAAGGAGGATTTGTAGACTGTtaacttatataaaatagatggatattcacatcAGTTTTGGAGTTTGATCTTTTTTAGGAACTAAATTATTACTAGTCGATCGATTTCATTTTAGACTTCAACATACATGGTTAATATGGCAAGTTCTATCAGACAATTGATACACCTCTTAGCATTAGCTTAGTTGGAAgatattcaaatttgatttagaTAGTACCCTTTCGAGATAGTTTATTATGTAATACTGaatacgttttttttttaggcCGATCGGATCAAGCTAACAGAggatataaacaaaaaaaaagattatttcaAGTTTATTTCAAagtatttctttctttttttttggtcaaaaaaaaaagaaagaaaaaaagtgcAAGTGATGTGTAGATCCAGACAGAACGACATCGTTTTGATGGTAACGATTGGGCTTTGTTTGCTCTGATTTGGGCTTCCCTTTCGACTAATAAGTAGGAACCGAACCCTTAATACTCTGGCTCACACTGGCGTGTTTCCTCAATCGGATTTTCATCTCTCACTTGCTTCTACAACAACAATGGCGTTTGTTTCCACTTTTCGCCGTATCTTAGCCGGATCCAACAACAGCCTCTCGTCGTCATCATTCTCCTGGGCTCGCCACTGTTCAACTCTTTCATCTCCCAAGCTCTTCGTCAGCGGTATTATTTCTTTCTCTGAATTCAAATTCTCATTCAGTTTcacccaaaaaacaaaaaaagataaaaacttTAGGAAACAAAACTCAGAGATGCTATAGATTTGATAAGCAAGCTTTGGTGATCTTTGCCATGTTCTGATTGATAGGTATCCAACTTGTGTCTCTAGAATCAACATGCAAGTTTACTATGTTTCTTTGAGTTGTGTCTTGCTTTTAAAGACCTCCTTTTTAATATGTCTGAATGGGCTATAGATAAGAAGAGAATGTTATTCCATTACATGAATGAAACTCTTTGTATCTTTGTGCATTTTGAATAGGTCTCTCCAGACTCACAACCAATGAAAAGCTTCAGGATGCCTTTGCTCCTTTTGGCGAGCTCGTTGATGGTAACACcactctctctccctccctccTTCCTGATCCAGCAAGTTATACATCATCAAAATCACTCAGccgcattttttttttcatactgTAGCTAGAGTGATCACAGACAGGGAGACTGGAAGATCAAAGGGTTTCGGTTTTGTGACATACGCAACAATACAAGATGCAGAGAAGGCTAAGGAAGGAATGAATGCAAAGTTCTTGGACGGTTGGGTGATTTTTGTTGATCCTGCGAGACCTAGAGAACCAAGACGGCCTCTCCATCAAGATCATCCTCAGTCTTCTTCCTCTGGATCCGGTTTCACTACTAACAAAACCATTGGCTGGTGTAaatgaacaagaaaaaaaaagccaaaCACTTTTGCTATATTTGtaccaaatgaaaaaaaaaacagcttcTTCAAATTCATTTTAGACCTtaacttatgttttttttgagaCAATCAGATCATGCAATAGGTTAACAAAACCGGAAAAGACTAAACACCATTCTGTTTTCACTGTACAATCAGACAAAACAGCCTTTTGGTTTCTCTCTCTAGGGTTGAAGGAGTTAGATTTTTTTCAGACACAAGTACAAAAAGAACAACCAATCAAAATCTGCAGCTTCGTGAACTCGAGTTTTGGCGATTGTTCTCAAGAAAGATGCATTCTTGTTATCATACGCACTTCTCCTCCCTCAAGCTTCCACATTTCTTTGCGCCGAAGGTCTTTCTCTCATTATTTATTAGCTGATAGCTCCCGAGACTAAGAcgaaaagtttgaaacttttgtatGTATCAGAATTTTGTGGCGTCTTCACGGAGAGAGTTAAGAGTGTTCGCAGTGGCAACCGAAGAGGCGTTTAGTAACATACCAGCGGCTCCAATTTCTCTACCTGAAGGCTCATGGAaacaggttttttttttaaaaaaactttgcATTGTTGTGGCTTATTGAGTTTGCTTCAAGGATTGAGAATTTGGAATCTTGTTTAGATAGGTGGTGGAGTGACAGCTGCGAAAGGGTTTAAAGCTGCTGGTATGTATGCTGGATTACGTGCTTCAGGGAAGAAGCCTGATCTCGCTCTTGTTACCTGTGATGTCGACGCTGTTGCTGCAGGAGTGTTTACTATGAATGTGGTTGCTGCTGCTCCTGTTGTTTACTGCAAAAAGGTTCTTGAGACTTCCAATACGGTAAATAAATCCTCTTACCTCCTTATTTGGATTAACCAAAGCATTTTGTAGCCTTCTTCTGAGGCTTATTGAAATGTTTCAGGCGCGTGCAGTGTTGATCAATGCCGGTCAGGCCAATGCAGCTACggtaaagatatatatatatatctctgtTGCTTTCAATAAGTAGCTATAGCGATGCACACTCATTAtggttatatatatgttaggAGGATTGAGAATCTGAGATCATTGCTATTTCAGGGCGATGCTGGTTACCAAGATATGTTAGATTGTGTTGGTTCACTAGCAACGGTACGTCTTGATTATGAGCCCTTGTCTCCCTCCCTCCGCAAACCTTATGTATTTCAGTATTTTCCTTCATTGTTGCAGCTACTTAAAGTGAAACCAGAGGAAGTATTGATCGAGTCAACTGGGGTTATTGGTCACAGGATAAAGAAGGTACAACTGCAAGTGTTTATGTAACTTTGCATCTCTTGTGTTTCtcaatgatgtttttttttgcagaaagAGCTTCTACAAGCACTTCCAACACTAGTCAACTCGATGTCAAACTTTGTTGAACAGTAATCTTCTCTGTCTCTTTCAGCTCAATCTTCACTGAAACTATCTCAGCCACTGGAACCAAATAATATTTGATATAACAGGGCAGATTCTGCTGCTATCGCAATCACAACAACGGATCTTGTAAGCAAGAGCGTCGCAGTTGAATCACAGGTAGGAGGAACCACTATTCGAGTTGGTGGCATGGCAAAAGGCTCAGGGATGATTCATCCAAATATGGCAACTATGCTAGGCGTATGTTCCTTTCTTTTGGCCGCATAGCCTTAAAGACATAGGCATTGATGTTGATTTATGTTTCTCAGGTCATCACAACAGACGCTCTAGTTGAAAGTGATATCTGGAGAAAGATGGTAAAGGTTGCAGTCAACCGAAGCTTTAATCAGATCACTGTAAGTTACACAATCTCAAACATTGATTATTTTTCAGTCTCCAGGCTATGGTTAATGAAAAAGCATGGTCTTACAGGTAGATGGGGACACGAGTACCAACGACACAGTCATTGCTTTGGCGAGTGGGCTATCTGGATCACCTTTTATATCTTCTTTGAACTGTAAGGAAGCTCTACAGCTTCAGGCTTGCCTTGATGCGGTATGTATGTTCTTGCTATCTTTTTCTAAGTGTAGTTTATAAGCTGGACTTAACATGGAAGTCTAATAGGTGATGCAAGGACTTGCCAAATCAATAGCTTGGGATGGCGAAGGCGCAACATGTCTCATTGAGGTAACGGTAAAAGGAACAGAAACTGAAGCAGAAGCAGCGAGAATTGCACGCTCGGTGGCTTCATCTTCACTGGTCAAAGTACGAGAGCTGAAATAGACAGACACATGAATGacattcttcttgtttctaACGTCTGTCATTGCTGGTTGTGAACAGACAGCTGTTTATGGGAGAGATCCTAACTGGGGACGCATAGCTGCAGCTGCTGGCTACGCTGGAGTTTCATTCCAGATGGATAAGCTTGAGATATCACTCGGCGAGTTTTCACTCATGGAGAGTGGTCAACCTCTTCCTTTTGACAGGTTTCTTATCTTACAACTGGTTTTGTCTCAATGACAAGATGAAGTTAAATCATGCTCTTACACAAATGTAACAGGGATGGAGCCAGTAACTACCTCAAGAAAGCTGGAGAGGTTCACGGAACTGTCACAATCGATCTATCCGTAGGTGAAGGTGCAGCCACAGGTAAGGCGTGGGGGTGTGATCTTAGCTATGACTATGTCAAGATCAACGCTGAGTATACCTCCTGAGACCAAAATGCAGAGATTCATGTAATGTAGTGTTATATTCTCAATTTATA is drawn from Brassica rapa cultivar Chiifu-401-42 chromosome A05, CAAS_Brap_v3.01, whole genome shotgun sequence and contains these coding sequences:
- the LOC103867192 gene encoding arginine biosynthesis bifunctional protein ArgJ, chloroplastic isoform X2 translates to MHSCYHTHFSSLKLPHFFAPKNFVASSRRELRVFAVATEEAFSNIPAAPISLPEGSWKQIGGGVTAAKGFKAAGMYAGLRASGKKPDLALVTCDVDAVAAGVFTMNVVAAAPVVYCKKVLETSNTARAVLINAGQANAATGDAGYQDMLDCVGSLATLLKVKPEEVLIESTGVIGHRIKKKELLQALPTLVNSMSNFVEQADSAAIAITTTDLVSKSVAVESQVGGTTIRVGGMAKGSGMIHPNMATMLGVITTDALVESDIWRKMVKVAVNRSFNQITVDGDTSTNDTVIALASGLSGSPFISSLNCKEALQLQACLDAVMQGLAKSIAWDGEGATCLIEVTVKGTETEAEAARIARSVASSSLVKTAVYGRDPNWGRIAAAAGYAGVSFQMDKLEISLGEFSLMESGQPLPFDRDGASNYLKKAGEVHGTVTIDLSVGEGAATGKAWGCDLSYDYVKINAEYTS
- the LOC103867194 gene encoding organelle RRM domain-containing protein 2, mitochondrial, which encodes MAFVSTFRRILAGSNNSLSSSSFSWARHCSTLSSPKLFVSGLSRLTTNEKLQDAFAPFGELVDARVITDRETGRSKGFGFVTYATIQDAEKAKEGMNAKFLDGWVIFVDPARPREPRRPLHQDHPQSSSSGSGFTTNKTIGWCK
- the LOC103867188 gene encoding short-chain dehydrogenase TIC 32 B, chloroplastic, translating into MEIYGMVTGKAGKSGYGSASTAEDVTHSIDAKHLTAIITGGTSGIGLEAARVLGMRGAHVIIAARNTKAANDSKEMILQMYPNARIDCLQLDLSSIKSVRSFIHQFLALNVPLNILINNAGVMFCPFQLSEDGIESQFATNHIGHFLLTNLLLDKMKSSARESGIEGRIVNLSSIAHTYTYTEGIMFDYINDPDRKKAYGQSKLANLLHSNALSRKLQEEGVNITINSVHPGLITTNLFRHSGLGMAVLKAMSFFLWKNIPQGAATTCYVALHPDLKGVTGKYFTDCNVTTPSNFATDTTLADKLWDFSIKLVDSLP
- the LOC103867192 gene encoding arginine biosynthesis bifunctional protein ArgJ, chloroplastic isoform X1, translated to MHSCYHTHFSSLKLPHFFAPKNFVASSRRELRVFAVATEEAFSNIPAAPISLPEGSWKQIGGGVTAAKGFKAAGMYAGLRASGKKPDLALVTCDVDAVAAGVFTMNVVAAAPVVYCKKVLETSNTARAVLINAGQANAATGDAGYQDMLDCVGSLATVRLDYEPLSPSLRKPYVFQYFPSLLQLLKVKPEEVLIESTGVIGHRIKKKELLQALPTLVNSMSNFVEQADSAAIAITTTDLVSKSVAVESQVGGTTIRVGGMAKGSGMIHPNMATMLGVITTDALVESDIWRKMVKVAVNRSFNQITVDGDTSTNDTVIALASGLSGSPFISSLNCKEALQLQACLDAVMQGLAKSIAWDGEGATCLIEVTVKGTETEAEAARIARSVASSSLVKTAVYGRDPNWGRIAAAAGYAGVSFQMDKLEISLGEFSLMESGQPLPFDRDGASNYLKKAGEVHGTVTIDLSVGEGAATGKAWGCDLSYDYVKINAEYTS